CACATTCTCCACTTGTTTCGGAATGGGTTACCATTTCGGTTTAGCAAAAAAAGATAAAATCGATTTTATCAACACTCCTCACGTAAAACGGATCAATAAGAATATTCTAAACTTCGATCAGTTTCGTCCGCACCTGATTTTTTCAGGCGTATCTCTTTTTATCCTAATCACTGTTTTTTTCGTGGGAATCGTCATCGATAAAAGAAAGTTAAGCGCGAGCGAAAAACTACTCGCCGAAAAATTCCAAAGGGGTTTTGGAAGATCCGCCCCAGAAGACGTGGACATTTTAGAATACGCCACAAAACTCAAAAACGACGAGAAGAAAAAGACCGAGATCTACAGACTCTACTTAAGTAAACCGAGTATTCTTGATATTCTTTTTGAACTCTCTATGAACTTTCCAGCGTCCGATATGCAACCGTTTCAGTTGGATCAATTCGACTACGATCAGGATCTGGTGAAAATAGGCGGAAGAGTGAACGAGTTTAGCGAAATCGGGGTTGTACAAAGATCCTTGGAAAAATCTCCGATGTTCAAGGACATAGAGGTGACAAACAAAAGAATGATGCAGGGTATCAAGACCTACAAAGTTTCTTTTACGATCACGATGAAGGTTGTGAATAAGCCCGTCGGCGCGGAGGAATCTTTTTAAGATCATTATGCTCGAAAAATTAGAACCCAGAGAAAGGTTGATCGTACTCGGTGGAATCGGCGCGATTCTACTGCTGATTTTATTCTTAGCCATCCAGAAGATCGTAAGTATTCGCCAAGGTTTAACCGAAAGGGTTCAAGATTCGAGAACCGCTCCGGTAAAACTGGATAAGATCATTCAGGAATACAATGACTTTCGTTCCCTGGATTCTTCCGGAGGAGATTCGGACGTTAGCGCGATCTATGCAAAACTCGACGAAATTTTTGTAAGATACGGCTTGAAAGAAAAAATTTCAACGATGAAAGACTCGTATGCGATCGAAGATAAAAAATACAAACGAACTACGATCGATATCAATTTTAGGTCGGTCACGCTTGACAATGTCTTTCGTTTTGTTTACGACATAGAAAAAAATAAAATGATCAATGCGAGAGTGGAATATCTTAACTTTAGAAAACCGTTTCAGGGAAAGGAAGTCTATGACGTAAACCTGAAATTGTCGAGCTATAGTCGAGAAGGCAACAAACGATGAAAAAAGAAGAAGAATTTCAGGAAGAAACCCTCACGCCGGAGGAGGAAGAATTCTTAACTCTGGAACTTCAAGAAGAGGAAGAAGAGGCTGCGCCTCGATTCACTCTAAAACAAAAACTCTATCTAATCGGAACCGGTGTTTTTTCCTTTTTTCTATTTACGATTCTTCTCTTTCCTCTGGACGAAATCATACGTAGTTCTTTGAATACTTCTTCCACAAAAACAGGAACCATCATCAACTTTCGAGATCTGAGCATTTCCATCCTGGGAAACATTACTCTGGATACTCTGGAAATTACTACACCTTCCAATCTCAAAATCAAATCCGAAGAGACGGTCTTGAAGACTTCTCTGTTCGGACTTATGAAACGTAAGTTCGACGGAAAATTCAAACTCATCTCTTTGAAAATCGATACGGAGAACGGACCGTTTGCAAAAATTCCTCGCATCGAAGGTCAGGGGAAAATCGAAAATCTGGACGCCGGAATCGCAAGAATGGGCGGTGACCTGGATATAGAAATTCCGGCTGGATCGTCCGCGATGATCATGGAACTTCCGGAAATTCCTCTTCTCGGCGAACTCAAGAACATCACGATAAAGAAATTTTTGGCAAAGATCAATCTTCAAGGCGGGAATCTAATCTTTAAAGATTTTACCTTGGATACTTCGATCGCACGCTTTGATATCACGGGAAATATTCGTTTATCTGAAAGTATTCAATTCTCGCAGCTGAATCTTAAGGTCTGTTTAGAATTGGATCGTAACTTTGCTTTAGAAAGACAGGATATCGAAGATATGC
This is a stretch of genomic DNA from Leptospira tipperaryensis. It encodes these proteins:
- the gspN gene encoding type II secretion system protein GspN, which encodes MKKEEEFQEETLTPEEEEFLTLELQEEEEEAAPRFTLKQKLYLIGTGVFSFFLFTILLFPLDEIIRSSLNTSSTKTGTIINFRDLSISILGNITLDTLEITTPSNLKIKSEETVLKTSLFGLMKRKFDGKFKLISLKIDTENGPFAKIPRIEGQGKIENLDAGIARMGGDLDIEIPAGSSAMIMELPEIPLLGELKNITIKKFLAKINLQGGNLIFKDFTLDTSIARFDITGNIRLSESIQFSQLNLKVCLELDRNFALERQDIEDMLTVLSKQSNEKCIPLMGTIGKPEAKIPGLTGPPATP